A region from the Mustela erminea isolate mMusErm1 chromosome 2, mMusErm1.Pri, whole genome shotgun sequence genome encodes:
- the RHOBTB2 gene encoding rho-related BTB domain-containing protein 2 isoform X3, which yields METWREHRAMASQRQDRYSLWKTSLDSMSQLMDSDMDYERPNVETIKCVVVGDNAVGKTRLICARACNATLTQYQLLATHVPTVWAIDQYRVCQEVLERSRDVVDDVSVSLRLWDTFGDHHKDRRFAYGRSDVVVLCFSIANPNSLHHVKTMWYPEIKHFCPRAPVILVGCQLDLRYADLEAVNRARRPLARPIKPNEILPPEKGREVAKELGIPYYETSVVAQFGIKDVFDNAIRAALISRRHLQFWKSHLRNVQRPLLQAPFLPPKPPPPIIVVPDPPSSSEECPAHLLEDPLCADVILVLQERVRIFAHKIYLSTSSSKFYDLFLMDLSEGELGGPSGPGGPRPEDHRGHPDHHHHHHHHHHGRDFLLRAASFDVCESVEEGGGSGPAGLRASTSDGILRGNGTGYLPGRGRVLSSWSRAFVSIQEEMAEDPLTYKSRLMVVVKMDNSIQPGPFRAVLKYLYTGELDENERDLMHIAHIAELLEVFDLRMMVANILNNEAFMNQEITKAFHVRRTNRVKECLAKGTFSDVTFILDDGTISAHKPLLISSCDWMAAMFGGPFVESSTREVVFPYTSKSCMRAVLEYLYTGMFTSSPDLDDMKLIILANRLCLPHLVALTVEPGRRDR from the exons GTCCCAATTAATGGATTCTGACATGGATTATGAAAGGCCAAACGTAGAGACCATCAAGTGCGTTGTGGTGGGAGACAACGCGGTGGGCAAGACCAGGCTCATCTGTGCCCGGGCCTGCAATGCTACCCTCACCCAGTACCAGCTGCTCGCCACCCATGTGCCCACGGTTTGGGCCATCGACCAGTATCGGGTGTGCCAGGAG GTGCTGGAACGCTCCAGAGATGTGGTAGATGATGTCAGCGTCTCCCTCCGCCTCTGGGACACCTTTGGAGACCACCACAAAGACCGTCGCTTTGCTTATGGGAG ATCCGATGTGGTGGTTCTGTGCTTCTCCATTGCCAACCCCAATTCCCTCCACCATGTCAAGACCATGTGGTACCCAGAAATCAAGCACTTCTGCCCCCGAGCACCTGTCATCTTGGTGGGGTGCCAGCTGGACCTGCGCTATGCGGACCTGGAGGCTGTCAATAGGGCCAGGCGACCCTTGGCTAG GCCCATCAAGCCCAATGAGATCCTTCCCCCAGAGAAGGGTCGGGAGGTGGCCAAGGAGCTGGGCATCCCCTACTATGAGACCAGTGTGGTGGCCCAGTTTGGCATCAAGGACGTCTTTGACAATGCCATCCGCGCCGCGCTCATCTCCCGCCGCCACCTGCAGTTCTGGAAATCCCACCTCCGCAACGTGCAGCGGCCTCTGCTGCAGGCGCCCTTCTTGCCTCCCAAGCCGCCTCCCCCCATCATCGTGGTGCCCGACCCCCCCTCCAGCAGCGAGGAGTGCCCCGCCCACCTCCTGGAGGACCCGCTGTGCGCGGATGTCATACTGGTGCTGCAGGAGCGGGTGCGCATCTTTGCCCACAAGATCtacctctccacctcctcctccaagtTCTACGACCTATTTCTCATGGACCTGAGTGAGGGGGAGCTGGGGGGCCCCTCGGGCCCCGGGGGCCCCCGCCCAGAGGACCACCGGGGTCACCCcgatcaccaccaccaccatcaccaccaccaccatggccGGGACTTCCTGCTGCGGGCGGCCAGCTTTGACGTATGCGAGAgtgtggaggagggtgggggctCGGGGCCTGCTGGGCTCCGTGCTTCTACCAGCGATGGGATCTTACGTGGCAATGGAACAGGTTATCTGCCTGGGAGGGGCCGGGTACTATCTTCCTGGAGCCGAGCTTTTGTGAGCATCCAGGAGGAAATGGCAGAAGATCCTCTGACCTACAAGTCCCGGCTGATGGTGGTGGTAAAGATGGATAACTCCATCCAGCCGGGACCCTTCCGGGCTGTTCTGAAGTACCTGTACACCGGGGAGCTGGACGAAAATGAGCGCGACCTCATGCACATCGCCCACATTGCCGAACTGCTTGAGGTCTTTGATCTGCGCATGATGGTGGCCAACATTCTCAACAATGAGGCCTTCATGAACCAAGAGATCACTAAGGCCTTCCATGTCCGCCGGACCAACCGGGTGAAGGAGTGCTTGGCAAAAGGCACCTTTTCAG ATGTGACCTTCATCCTGGACGATGGCACCATCAGCGCCCATAAGCCCCTGTTGATTTCCAGCTGTGACTGGATGGCCGCCATGTTTGGGGGACCATTCGTGGAGAGTTCCACCAGGGAG GTGGTGTTCCCGTACACGAGCAAGAGCTGCATGAGGGCCGTGCTGGAGTACCTCTACACGGGCATGTTCACCTCCAGCCCCGACCTGGATGACATGAAGCTCATCATCCTGGCCAACCGCCTCTGCCTGCCGCACCTGGTTGCCCTCACAG tGGAGCCCGGCCGGAGGGATAGGTGA
- the RHOBTB2 gene encoding rho-related BTB domain-containing protein 2 isoform X1 produces the protein METWREHRAMASQRQDRYSLWKTSLDSMSQLMDSDMDYERPNVETIKCVVVGDNAVGKTRLICARACNATLTQYQLLATHVPTVWAIDQYRVCQEVLERSRDVVDDVSVSLRLWDTFGDHHKDRRFAYGRSDVVVLCFSIANPNSLHHVKTMWYPEIKHFCPRAPVILVGCQLDLRYADLEAVNRARRPLARPIKPNEILPPEKGREVAKELGIPYYETSVVAQFGIKDVFDNAIRAALISRRHLQFWKSHLRNVQRPLLQAPFLPPKPPPPIIVVPDPPSSSEECPAHLLEDPLCADVILVLQERVRIFAHKIYLSTSSSKFYDLFLMDLSEGELGGPSGPGGPRPEDHRGHPDHHHHHHHHHHGRDFLLRAASFDVCESVEEGGGSGPAGLRASTSDGILRGNGTGYLPGRGRVLSSWSRAFVSIQEEMAEDPLTYKSRLMVVVKMDNSIQPGPFRAVLKYLYTGELDENERDLMHIAHIAELLEVFDLRMMVANILNNEAFMNQEITKAFHVRRTNRVKECLAKGTFSDVTFILDDGTISAHKPLLISSCDWMAAMFGGPFVESSTREVVFPYTSKSCMRAVLEYLYTGMFTSSPDLDDMKLIILANRLCLPHLVALTEQYTVTGLMEATQMMVDIDGDVLVFLELAQFHCAYQLADWCLHHICTNYNNVCRKFPRDMKAMSPENQEYFEKHRWPPVWYLKEEDHYQRARKEREKEDYLHLKRQPKRRWLFWNSPSSPSSSAASSSSPSSSSAVV, from the exons GTCCCAATTAATGGATTCTGACATGGATTATGAAAGGCCAAACGTAGAGACCATCAAGTGCGTTGTGGTGGGAGACAACGCGGTGGGCAAGACCAGGCTCATCTGTGCCCGGGCCTGCAATGCTACCCTCACCCAGTACCAGCTGCTCGCCACCCATGTGCCCACGGTTTGGGCCATCGACCAGTATCGGGTGTGCCAGGAG GTGCTGGAACGCTCCAGAGATGTGGTAGATGATGTCAGCGTCTCCCTCCGCCTCTGGGACACCTTTGGAGACCACCACAAAGACCGTCGCTTTGCTTATGGGAG ATCCGATGTGGTGGTTCTGTGCTTCTCCATTGCCAACCCCAATTCCCTCCACCATGTCAAGACCATGTGGTACCCAGAAATCAAGCACTTCTGCCCCCGAGCACCTGTCATCTTGGTGGGGTGCCAGCTGGACCTGCGCTATGCGGACCTGGAGGCTGTCAATAGGGCCAGGCGACCCTTGGCTAG GCCCATCAAGCCCAATGAGATCCTTCCCCCAGAGAAGGGTCGGGAGGTGGCCAAGGAGCTGGGCATCCCCTACTATGAGACCAGTGTGGTGGCCCAGTTTGGCATCAAGGACGTCTTTGACAATGCCATCCGCGCCGCGCTCATCTCCCGCCGCCACCTGCAGTTCTGGAAATCCCACCTCCGCAACGTGCAGCGGCCTCTGCTGCAGGCGCCCTTCTTGCCTCCCAAGCCGCCTCCCCCCATCATCGTGGTGCCCGACCCCCCCTCCAGCAGCGAGGAGTGCCCCGCCCACCTCCTGGAGGACCCGCTGTGCGCGGATGTCATACTGGTGCTGCAGGAGCGGGTGCGCATCTTTGCCCACAAGATCtacctctccacctcctcctccaagtTCTACGACCTATTTCTCATGGACCTGAGTGAGGGGGAGCTGGGGGGCCCCTCGGGCCCCGGGGGCCCCCGCCCAGAGGACCACCGGGGTCACCCcgatcaccaccaccaccatcaccaccaccaccatggccGGGACTTCCTGCTGCGGGCGGCCAGCTTTGACGTATGCGAGAgtgtggaggagggtgggggctCGGGGCCTGCTGGGCTCCGTGCTTCTACCAGCGATGGGATCTTACGTGGCAATGGAACAGGTTATCTGCCTGGGAGGGGCCGGGTACTATCTTCCTGGAGCCGAGCTTTTGTGAGCATCCAGGAGGAAATGGCAGAAGATCCTCTGACCTACAAGTCCCGGCTGATGGTGGTGGTAAAGATGGATAACTCCATCCAGCCGGGACCCTTCCGGGCTGTTCTGAAGTACCTGTACACCGGGGAGCTGGACGAAAATGAGCGCGACCTCATGCACATCGCCCACATTGCCGAACTGCTTGAGGTCTTTGATCTGCGCATGATGGTGGCCAACATTCTCAACAATGAGGCCTTCATGAACCAAGAGATCACTAAGGCCTTCCATGTCCGCCGGACCAACCGGGTGAAGGAGTGCTTGGCAAAAGGCACCTTTTCAG ATGTGACCTTCATCCTGGACGATGGCACCATCAGCGCCCATAAGCCCCTGTTGATTTCCAGCTGTGACTGGATGGCCGCCATGTTTGGGGGACCATTCGTGGAGAGTTCCACCAGGGAG GTGGTGTTCCCGTACACGAGCAAGAGCTGCATGAGGGCCGTGCTGGAGTACCTCTACACGGGCATGTTCACCTCCAGCCCCGACCTGGATGACATGAAGCTCATCATCCTGGCCAACCGCCTCTGCCTGCCGCACCTGGTTGCCCTCACAG AGCAGTACACAGTGACCGGGCTGATGGAAGCAACACAGATGATGGTGGACATTGATGGGGACGTCCTCGTGTTCCTAGAACTGGCTCAG ttcCACTGCGCATACCAACTGGCCGACTGGTGTCTTCACCACATCTGCACCAACTACAACAACGTGTGCCGCAAGTTCCCCCGAGACATGAAGGCCATGTCCCCAG AAAACCAGGAGTACTTCGAGAAGCACCGGTGGCCGCCCGTCTGGTACCTGAAGGAAGAGGATCACTACCAGCGGGCACGGAAGGAGCGTGAGAAGGAGGACTATCTCCACCTGAAACGGCAGCCCAAGCGGCGGTGGCTGTTCTGGAACAGTCCCTCCTCTCCGTCCTCTTCTGCAGCCTCCTCGTCATCCCCATCTTCCTCCTCGGCTGTGGTCTGA
- the RHOBTB2 gene encoding rho-related BTB domain-containing protein 2 isoform X2 yields MDSDMDYERPNVETIKCVVVGDNAVGKTRLICARACNATLTQYQLLATHVPTVWAIDQYRVCQEVLERSRDVVDDVSVSLRLWDTFGDHHKDRRFAYGRSDVVVLCFSIANPNSLHHVKTMWYPEIKHFCPRAPVILVGCQLDLRYADLEAVNRARRPLARPIKPNEILPPEKGREVAKELGIPYYETSVVAQFGIKDVFDNAIRAALISRRHLQFWKSHLRNVQRPLLQAPFLPPKPPPPIIVVPDPPSSSEECPAHLLEDPLCADVILVLQERVRIFAHKIYLSTSSSKFYDLFLMDLSEGELGGPSGPGGPRPEDHRGHPDHHHHHHHHHHGRDFLLRAASFDVCESVEEGGGSGPAGLRASTSDGILRGNGTGYLPGRGRVLSSWSRAFVSIQEEMAEDPLTYKSRLMVVVKMDNSIQPGPFRAVLKYLYTGELDENERDLMHIAHIAELLEVFDLRMMVANILNNEAFMNQEITKAFHVRRTNRVKECLAKGTFSDVTFILDDGTISAHKPLLISSCDWMAAMFGGPFVESSTREVVFPYTSKSCMRAVLEYLYTGMFTSSPDLDDMKLIILANRLCLPHLVALTEQYTVTGLMEATQMMVDIDGDVLVFLELAQFHCAYQLADWCLHHICTNYNNVCRKFPRDMKAMSPENQEYFEKHRWPPVWYLKEEDHYQRARKEREKEDYLHLKRQPKRRWLFWNSPSSPSSSAASSSSPSSSSAVV; encoded by the exons ATGGATTCTGACATGGATTATGAAAGGCCAAACGTAGAGACCATCAAGTGCGTTGTGGTGGGAGACAACGCGGTGGGCAAGACCAGGCTCATCTGTGCCCGGGCCTGCAATGCTACCCTCACCCAGTACCAGCTGCTCGCCACCCATGTGCCCACGGTTTGGGCCATCGACCAGTATCGGGTGTGCCAGGAG GTGCTGGAACGCTCCAGAGATGTGGTAGATGATGTCAGCGTCTCCCTCCGCCTCTGGGACACCTTTGGAGACCACCACAAAGACCGTCGCTTTGCTTATGGGAG ATCCGATGTGGTGGTTCTGTGCTTCTCCATTGCCAACCCCAATTCCCTCCACCATGTCAAGACCATGTGGTACCCAGAAATCAAGCACTTCTGCCCCCGAGCACCTGTCATCTTGGTGGGGTGCCAGCTGGACCTGCGCTATGCGGACCTGGAGGCTGTCAATAGGGCCAGGCGACCCTTGGCTAG GCCCATCAAGCCCAATGAGATCCTTCCCCCAGAGAAGGGTCGGGAGGTGGCCAAGGAGCTGGGCATCCCCTACTATGAGACCAGTGTGGTGGCCCAGTTTGGCATCAAGGACGTCTTTGACAATGCCATCCGCGCCGCGCTCATCTCCCGCCGCCACCTGCAGTTCTGGAAATCCCACCTCCGCAACGTGCAGCGGCCTCTGCTGCAGGCGCCCTTCTTGCCTCCCAAGCCGCCTCCCCCCATCATCGTGGTGCCCGACCCCCCCTCCAGCAGCGAGGAGTGCCCCGCCCACCTCCTGGAGGACCCGCTGTGCGCGGATGTCATACTGGTGCTGCAGGAGCGGGTGCGCATCTTTGCCCACAAGATCtacctctccacctcctcctccaagtTCTACGACCTATTTCTCATGGACCTGAGTGAGGGGGAGCTGGGGGGCCCCTCGGGCCCCGGGGGCCCCCGCCCAGAGGACCACCGGGGTCACCCcgatcaccaccaccaccatcaccaccaccaccatggccGGGACTTCCTGCTGCGGGCGGCCAGCTTTGACGTATGCGAGAgtgtggaggagggtgggggctCGGGGCCTGCTGGGCTCCGTGCTTCTACCAGCGATGGGATCTTACGTGGCAATGGAACAGGTTATCTGCCTGGGAGGGGCCGGGTACTATCTTCCTGGAGCCGAGCTTTTGTGAGCATCCAGGAGGAAATGGCAGAAGATCCTCTGACCTACAAGTCCCGGCTGATGGTGGTGGTAAAGATGGATAACTCCATCCAGCCGGGACCCTTCCGGGCTGTTCTGAAGTACCTGTACACCGGGGAGCTGGACGAAAATGAGCGCGACCTCATGCACATCGCCCACATTGCCGAACTGCTTGAGGTCTTTGATCTGCGCATGATGGTGGCCAACATTCTCAACAATGAGGCCTTCATGAACCAAGAGATCACTAAGGCCTTCCATGTCCGCCGGACCAACCGGGTGAAGGAGTGCTTGGCAAAAGGCACCTTTTCAG ATGTGACCTTCATCCTGGACGATGGCACCATCAGCGCCCATAAGCCCCTGTTGATTTCCAGCTGTGACTGGATGGCCGCCATGTTTGGGGGACCATTCGTGGAGAGTTCCACCAGGGAG GTGGTGTTCCCGTACACGAGCAAGAGCTGCATGAGGGCCGTGCTGGAGTACCTCTACACGGGCATGTTCACCTCCAGCCCCGACCTGGATGACATGAAGCTCATCATCCTGGCCAACCGCCTCTGCCTGCCGCACCTGGTTGCCCTCACAG AGCAGTACACAGTGACCGGGCTGATGGAAGCAACACAGATGATGGTGGACATTGATGGGGACGTCCTCGTGTTCCTAGAACTGGCTCAG ttcCACTGCGCATACCAACTGGCCGACTGGTGTCTTCACCACATCTGCACCAACTACAACAACGTGTGCCGCAAGTTCCCCCGAGACATGAAGGCCATGTCCCCAG AAAACCAGGAGTACTTCGAGAAGCACCGGTGGCCGCCCGTCTGGTACCTGAAGGAAGAGGATCACTACCAGCGGGCACGGAAGGAGCGTGAGAAGGAGGACTATCTCCACCTGAAACGGCAGCCCAAGCGGCGGTGGCTGTTCTGGAACAGTCCCTCCTCTCCGTCCTCTTCTGCAGCCTCCTCGTCATCCCCATCTTCCTCCTCGGCTGTGGTCTGA